The following are from one region of the Silene latifolia isolate original U9 population chromosome 9, ASM4854445v1, whole genome shotgun sequence genome:
- the LOC141602383 gene encoding protein SIEVE ELEMENT OCCLUSION B-like encodes MENIGEHSRQGAPMYSDDDLMPLLQELHNPTKNFDSLRLYKLSLVEKLINRATETIGVPTVDALVEDEIRQGLEDDAERQIIGSVSCQITREILNGKDAHTITIAVLKYLRDCGWEYKAMLTLTAFALTFTEFWLLVRIFANNAVNEPMTVDQSEPTTVNKDAYKIQIEANNKFIKTLVNTNHCLIRIKCLNYLYPSYAKELFGVGEGPYMHTSGKSGRLSVYVYWIMRCAIVAATQIIILSSRGLDQYLVGIPDPKEFDKLNSLNQELILKFSEFDSRRGK; translated from the exons ATGGAAAACATTGGAGAGCACAGTAGACAAGGTGCTCCGATGTACTCGGATGACGATCTTATGCCGCTACTTCAAGAATTGCACAACCCTACTAAGAACTTTGATAGTTTAAGGTTATATAAGTTGTCACTTGTTGAGAAATTAATCAACCGTGCCACAGAGACCATAGGAGTACCTACAGTG GATGCCCTAGTCGAAGACGAAATAAGACAAGGTCTAGAAGACGATGCCGAACGGCAAATAATTGGAAGCGTATCGTGCCAG ATCACAAGAGAGATTTTGAATGGTAAAGATGCACACACAATCACAATTGCGGTGCTCAAGTATTTAAGAGACTGTGGTTGGGAATATAAAGCGATGCTCACATTAACAGCATTTGCTCTGACCTTTACGGAGTTTTGGCTCCTTGTTCGAATTTTTGCCAACAATGCTGTCAACGAACCCATGACGGTCGATCAGAGCGAACCGACAACTGTGAACAAAGACGCTTACAAAATTCAAATTGAAGCTAATAATAAATTCATCAAAACCCTGGTTAATACAAACCACTGCCTTATAAGGATTAAATGTCTGAACTATCTATATCCTAGTTATGCCAAAGAACTGTTCGGGGTAGGAGAAGGACCATATATGCATACATCAGGAAAGTCGGGTCGATTATCTGTATATGTGTACTGGATAATGAGATGTGCAATTGTTGCTGCAACCCAAATCATTATTTTGTCTAGCAGGGGACTTGACCA ATATTTGGTGGGGATTCCAGATCCAAAGGAATTTGACAAGCTCAATTCACTCAACCAAGAGCTGATTCTCAAATTTTCTGAATTTGATAGTCGGAGAGGTAAGTAA
- the LOC141600546 gene encoding protein SIEVE ELEMENT OCCLUSION B-like — MENTQENSGQDEAPILHKPDTDYYDLRFMLPLVENYIDRATGTIEGRSKDTLFKSGEEIRALLDFKDDDTNVQDIIGSLSSQITSEILNGNDAHNITVTVLDILTNFGWGDKVVLTLTAFALTFGELWLRVRIYADNVVNEPTTGDQRELLISANKTAYKNQIETNNEFIKRLVNPYKYLLKIGELSFKFHRIHPFDPLPTHVYWIIRCSIVAATQIIILSSRGLDQDLVGIREPIEFDKLKSFNEYLKLIQSESENGLKAQKTIIGFMRLIVTDKDVPPLFHGSTKRRDHLNVLRGNHVLLLISGIDIAIEDIMFLTQVLYYITINSRTVEIVWIPVINRLTSESSPINNQLESLQKSMPWYSVHQPSLIKDDAIELFKTEWDFKGKPILVVLSPTAEVLNKNAIHMIKIWPNLPVDHLTSEMERQLWENETWNLKFLVNDIDPIIHEWIQDERYILMFGGNDDIDWIRNFIRQAHSVASNLHVHIETIYIGKSRLNEDQERRVHELITREQLSHCLLSVLVADGYQIIPRKCTILSLYTIKGRSHKELRRLLIVLILSFS, encoded by the exons ATGGAAAACACCCAAGAGAACAGCGGACAAGACGAAGCTCCGATATTGCACAAGCCTGATACTGACTATTATGATCTCAGGTTTATGCTCCCACTTGTCGAGAACTATATCGACCGTGCCACGGGGACCATTGAAGGACGTTCAAAG GATACCTTATTCAAGTCCGGTGAGGAAATACGTGCCCTTCTGGATTTCAAAGACGACGATACTAATGTACAAGACATAATTGGAAGCCTATCCTCCCAG ATCACAAGCGAGATTTTGAATGGGAACGATGCACACAATATCACAGTGACGGTGTTGGATATTTTAACAAACTTCGGTTGGGGAGACAAAGTGGTGCTCACATTAACAGCATTTGCTCTGACCTTTGGCGAACTGTGGCTCCGTGTTAGGATTTACGCTGACAATGTAGTTAACGAACCCACGACAGGCGATCAGAGGGAATTACTGATATCTGCGAACAAAACAGCTTACAAAAATCAGATTGAAACCAATAATGAATTCATCAAAAGATTGGTTAATCCATATAAATACCTTCTCAAAATTGGAGAATTATCTTTTAAATTTCATCGTATCCACCCTTTTGATCCACTCCCGACGCATGTCTACTGGATAATCAGATGTTCAATTGTTGCTGCAACCCAGATCATTATTTTGTCTAGCAGGGGACTCGATCA AGATTTGGTAGGGATTCGAGAGCCAATAGAATTTGACAAGCTCAAATCATTCAACGAATACCTGAAGCTTATACAATCTGAATCAGAAAACGGCCTAA AAGCGCAAAAAACTATTATCGGATTCATGAGACTTATCGTCACAGATAAAGACGTACCTCCATTGTTTCATGGTTCAACCAAAAGAAGG GATCACCTTAACGTCTTGAGGGGAAATCATGTGTTGCTACTAATATCAGGGATCGACATTGCTATTGAAGATATAATGTTTCTTACACAAGTTCTTTATTATATCACCATTAACTCTAGAACAGTTGAAATTGTGTGGATACCCGTCATAAATCGCTTGACTTCAGAGTCAAGCCCCATCAATAATCAGCTAGAGTCATTGCAAAAGTCGATGCCATGGTATTCTGTCCATCAACCTTCATTGATCAAGGATGATGCAATTGAGCTCTTCAAAACTGAATGGGACTTCAAAGGTAAGCCAATCCTTGTTGTCTTAAGTCCCACTGCGGAAGTGCTCAACAAAAATGCAATCCACATGATTAAAATTTGGCCAAATCTTCCCGTTGATCACCTTACAAGCGAGATGGAGCGACAATTATGGGAGAATGAAACATGGAACCTCAAGTTTCTCGTAAATGATATTGATCCAATCATTCATGAATGG ATTCAAGATGAAAGGTACATTTTAATGTTTGGAGGTAATGACGACATAGACTGGATACGAAATTTCATAAGACAGGCACATTCAGTTGCAAGTAATCTACATGTCCATATAGAGACGATTTATATAGGAAAGAGCCGCCTCAATGAAGACCAAGAACGCAGGGTGCACGAGTTGATAACAAGGGAGCAATTGAGCCATTGTTTATTATCTGTATTGGTAGCTGATGGTTATCAaattatacctcgcaagtgcacgattttatcgttgtacactattaagggtcgatcccacaaggagttgagaagattactaattgttctaatcctatcgtttagctaa
- the LOC141598959 gene encoding uncharacterized protein LOC141598959, with translation MSHQPHHHPYHYHYHYHHAYCSCRTNTITIIVLTQLLFNAASLKLASLYFQQESSLHFGRTLVLETSSEDASSDERNELKFWKLYHGFSLILLRHYHTTASLLQPTPFLTSSSPLHDCTKKSRTIWDYKPLSQSVSYRCSMSDSCIER, from the exons ATGTCCCACCAACCCCATCACCATCcctatcactatcactatcactatcaccaTGCCTACTGCTCCTGTCGCACCAACACCATCACCATCATTGTGCTTACTCAGTTACTCTTTAATGCCGCGAGTCTCAAACTCGCTTCTCTCTATTTTCAACAG GAATCATCTCTTCACTTTGGCCGTACACTTGTCCTTGAAACTTCCTCGGAGGATGCCAGTTCTGACGAGAGGAACGAGCTTAAGTTTTGGAAACTCTATCACGGCTTCTCCCTAATTCTACTCCGTCACTACCATACGACTGCCTCCCTACTCCAACCAACTCCCTTCCTCACGTCTTCGTCACCACTACACGACTGCACAAAGAAGTCAAGAACAATATG GGACTACAAGCCTCTCAGTCAGTCAGTCAGCTATAGATGCAGCATGTCAG ATAGCTGCATTGAACGATGA
- the LOC141602384 gene encoding protein SIEVE ELEMENT OCCLUSION B-like, whose product MMETFINPKKDLHPLYHGLTKRKDNLDVLKGKRVLLLISGLNITSEDITNLKHITIDSERDVIVWIPILKHSISGSDDVKNQLETLQNSMPWYSIHQPSLIEDGAIEAFRMEWGFKDRPILVFLSPKAKELNENAIYMVRIWQNLPVDNLTREMEEQLWEKETWNLRLLINDIDPIFQEWIRDERYILMYGGADIDWIRNFIRQAHSVACNLLVHIEMVYVGNSHNKDRGCKVEDVIMTEKLSHCLPESSRAYFWSRINSMIESKEKLGKMNDSSDKLLQEILKFNSHEEWALLAKGPTIIGHGPGRIAMTALEEIEKWRTVSLK is encoded by the exons ATGATGGAGACATTTATCAACCCAAAAAAAGACTTGCATCCATTGTACCATGGCCTGACCAAGAGAAAG GATAACCTCGACGTCTTGAAAGGGAAACGTGTGCTCCTACTCATCTCAGGGCTAAACATTACTTCTGAAGATATAACAAATCTTAAGCATATTACCATTGACTCTGAAAGAGATGTAATTGTGTGGATACCCATCTTAAAGCACTCGATCTCAGGGTCAGACGACGTCAAAAATCAACTAGAGACCTTGCAAAATTCGATGCCTTGGTATTCTATTCATCAACCTTCACTAATTGAAGACGGCGCAATAGAGGCCTTTAGAATGGAATGGGGCTTCAAAGATAGGCCTATCCTTGTTTTCTTAAGTCCCAAGGCAAAAGAGCTCAACGAAAATGCAATATACATGGTGAGGATTTGGCAAAATCTACCCGTTGATAACCTTACGAGGGAGATGGAGGAACAACTATGGGAGAAGGAAACATGGAACCTCAGACTCCTTATAAATGATATTGATCCAATCTTTCAAGAATGG ATTCGAGATGAAAGATACATTTTAATGTATGGAGGTGCTGACATAGACTGGATACGAAATTTCATAAGGCAAGCACATTCGGTAGCATGTAATCTGCTTGTCCATATAGAGATGGTTTATGTGGGAAATAGCCACAATAAAGACCGTGGTTGCAAGGTGGAGGATGTGATCATGACGGAAAAATTGAGCCATTGTTTACCTGAATCAAGTAGAGCATATTTTTGGTCACGAATTAATAGCATGATAGAATCCAAAGAGAAACTTGGAAAAATGAATGATTCTAGTGATAAACTATTACAAGAGATTTTAAAATTTAACAGCCATGAAGAATGGGCTTTGCTTGCAAAAGGACCAACTATCATAGGCCATGGGCCGGGCCGAATCGCAATGACTGCCCTTGAAGAGATAGAGAAATGGAGGACTGTGTCTTTAAAATAG